In a genomic window of Poecilia reticulata strain Guanapo linkage group LG22, Guppy_female_1.0+MT, whole genome shotgun sequence:
- the rtf1 gene encoding RNA polymerase-associated protein RTF1 homolog isoform X2 produces the protein MVNVKKRKVRNVIDSDSEDSASDDNLDQELLSLAKRKRVDSGEQEEPLNKPAASTDSETSDSDDEWTVGGTKGKKKVKPGKGSEKKSATKKKVNKATASGSSDGDSSADSSAPEEGEVSDSESNSSSSSSDSDSSEDEVFKDGYDDDLMGDAEDRARLEQMTEKEREQELFNRIEKREVLRRRFEIKKKLKTAKKKEKEEKKKKQEEEQEKRKQSQVQDTQVSMSHNKERRSKRDEKLDKKSQAMEELKAEREKKKNKTAELLAKREPLKTSEVYSDDEEEEEEDDDKSSVKSDRSSRSSSFDEDEKEETPPKSQPVSLPEELNRVRLSRHKLERWCHMPFFAKTVTGCFVRIGIGNSSSKPVYRVAEIVDVVETAKVYQLGTTRTNKGLQLRHGADTRVFRLEFVSNQEFTESEFMKWKEAMIVAGMQVPTLDEITKKEQSIKEAMNYKFNDKDIEDIVKEKDRFRKAPPNYAMKKTQLLKDKAMAEENGDGEKVKTIQDELNELEERAEALDRQRTKNISAISYINQRNRSWNIVESEKALVAEGQNSKNQQMDPFTRRQCKPTMVSNARDPSVHAAILAHLNQKYGSGSGGADPTSTEKNNVGPANPKDKDVPKPTTDLSEDLFKVHDFDVKIDLQVPNAEAKSLSVSSNALPVKDGAPRRSLNLEDYKKRRGLI, from the exons ATGGTGAATGTTAAGAAGCGGAAAGTTCGAAACGTGATTGACTCTGACTCTGAAGACAGTGCTAGTGATGACAATTTAGATCAG GAGTTGTTGTCCTTGGCGAAGAGGAAGAGGGTGGACTCAGGCGAGCAGGAAGAGCCTCTGAACAAACCAGCAGCGTCCACAGACTCCGAGACGTCCGACAGCGACGATGAG TGGACCGTGGGCGGCACCAAAGGCAAAAAGAAGGTTAAGCCGGGGAAAGGCTCTGAAAAGAAGAGCGCCACTAAAAAGAAGGTCAACAAGGCCACGGCGTCCGGCAGCTCCGATGGAGACAGCTCGGCGGACAGCTCCGCTCCCGAGGAGG GCGAGGTTTCAGACTCTGAAAGCAACAGCTCGTCCTCCAGCTCCGACTCGGACTCCTCCGAAGACGAGGTGTTCAAAGACGGTTACGACGACGACTTGATGGGCGACGCCGAGGACCGGGCGCGCCTGGAGCAGATGACCGAGAAGGAGAGGGAGCAGGAGCTGTTCAACAGGATCGAGAAGAGAGAGGTGCTGCGGAGACG GTTCGAAATCAAGAAGAAGCTGAAGACGgcaaagaagaaggagaaggaggagaagaaaaagaagcaggaggaagagcaAGAAAAACGGAAACAATCTCAGGTTCAAGACACTCAG GTGTCCATGTCACACAACAAGGAGAGGCGATCAAAACGTGATGAAAAACTGGACAAGAAGTCCCAAGCCATGGAGGAACTGAAAGCTGAAcgtgagaagaagaaaaacaaaacgg CTGAACTTCTGGCCAAACGAGAGCCCCTCAAGACGAGCGAGGTCTACTCCgacgacgaagaggaggaggaggaagacgacgACAAGTCGTCGGTCAAAAGCGACCGGAGCTCACGCTCGTCGTCTTTCGACGAAGACGA GAAAGAGGAGACGCCGCCTAAGTCGCAGCCCGTCTCCCTCCCCGAGGAGCTCAACCGGGTCCGTCTGTCCAGACACAAGCTGGAGCGCTGGTGCCACATGCCCTTCTTTGCGAAGACGGTGACCGGCTGCTTCGTGAGGATAGGCATCgggaacagcagcagcaaaccgGTCTACAGG GTTGCTGAAATTGTGGACGTAGTAGAAACAGCAAAAGTTTATCAACTTGGAACAACACGGACAAACAAGGGATTACagttgag GCATGGGGCCGACACGCGGGTCTTCAGACTTGAGTTTGTGTCAAACCAAGAGTTCACAGAAAGTGAATTCATGAAATGGAAGGAAGCG aTGATCGTCGCTGGGATGCAGGTACCGACTCTTGATGAAATCACCAAGAAGGAACAGTCAATCAAAGAAGCTATGAATTACAAGTTCAACGATAAAGACATTGAGGAT ATCGTCAAGGAGAAGGACAGGTTCCGAAAAGCGCCACCTAATTATGCCATGAAGAAAACACAGCTACTTAAAGACAAG GCTATGGCAGAAGAAAATGGCGATGGCGAGAAAGTAAAAACTATCCAGGATGAACTGAATGAGCTTGAGGAGAGAGCTGAAGCACTTGACAGACAGAGGACCAAGAACATTTCAGCTATCAG CTACATTAACCAGAGGAACAGAAGCTGGAACATTGTCGAGTCTGAGAAAGCACTTGTG gctGAAGGGCAGAACTCCAAAAACCAACAAATGGACCCCTTCACTCGAAGGCAGTGCAAACCCACCATGGTGTCAAAT gcCAGGGATCCGTCGGTCCATGCAGCTATTCTTGCTCACCTGAACCAAAAGTATGGCTCAGGGTCAGGAGGTGCAGATCCCACTAGCACAGAGAAGAACAACGTG GGCCCAGCAAACCCTAAAGACAAAGATGTCCCCAAACCAACCACTGACCTCTCAGAAGACTTGTTTAAAGTTCACGATTTTGATGTTAAGATTGACCTACAGGTCCCTAATGCAG AAGCTAAATCTCTTTCTGTGAGCTCCAACGCGCTGCCAGTGAAGGACGGTGCTCCTCGCCGCTCCCTCAACCTGGAGGACTACAAGAAGAGGAGGGGTCTGATCTGA
- the rtf1 gene encoding RNA polymerase-associated protein RTF1 homolog isoform X3, whose amino-acid sequence MVNVKKRKVRNVIDSDSEDSASDDNLDQELLSLAKRKRVDSGEQEEPLNKPAASTDSETSDSDDEWTVGGTKGKKKVKPGKGSEKKSATKKKVNKATASGSSDGDSSADSSAPEEGEVSDSESNSSSSSSDSDSSEDEVFKDGYDDDLMGDAEDRARLEQMTEKEREQELFNRIEKREVLRRRFEIKKKLKTAKKKEKEEKKKKQEEEQEKRKQSQVSMSHNKERRSKRDEKLDKKSQAMEELKAEREKKKNKTAELLAKREPLKTSEVYSDDEEEEEEDDDKSSVKSDRSSRSSSFDEDEKEETPPKSQPVSLPEELNRVRLSRHKLERWCHMPFFAKTVTGCFVRIGIGNSSSKPVYRVAEIVDVVETAKVYQLGTTRTNKGLQLRHGADTRVFRLEFVSNQEFTESEFMKWKEAMIVAGMQVPTLDEITKKEQSIKEAMNYKFNDKDIEDIVKEKDRFRKAPPNYAMKKTQLLKDKAMAEENGDGEKVKTIQDELNELEERAEALDRQRTKNISAISYINQRNRSWNIVESEKALVAEGQNSKNQQMDPFTRRQCKPTMVSNARDPSVHAAILAHLNQKYGSGSGGADPTSTEKNNVGPANPKDKDVPKPTTDLSEDLFKVHDFDVKIDLQVPNAEAKSLSVSSNALPVKDGAPRRSLNLEDYKKRRGLI is encoded by the exons ATGGTGAATGTTAAGAAGCGGAAAGTTCGAAACGTGATTGACTCTGACTCTGAAGACAGTGCTAGTGATGACAATTTAGATCAG GAGTTGTTGTCCTTGGCGAAGAGGAAGAGGGTGGACTCAGGCGAGCAGGAAGAGCCTCTGAACAAACCAGCAGCGTCCACAGACTCCGAGACGTCCGACAGCGACGATGAG TGGACCGTGGGCGGCACCAAAGGCAAAAAGAAGGTTAAGCCGGGGAAAGGCTCTGAAAAGAAGAGCGCCACTAAAAAGAAGGTCAACAAGGCCACGGCGTCCGGCAGCTCCGATGGAGACAGCTCGGCGGACAGCTCCGCTCCCGAGGAGG GCGAGGTTTCAGACTCTGAAAGCAACAGCTCGTCCTCCAGCTCCGACTCGGACTCCTCCGAAGACGAGGTGTTCAAAGACGGTTACGACGACGACTTGATGGGCGACGCCGAGGACCGGGCGCGCCTGGAGCAGATGACCGAGAAGGAGAGGGAGCAGGAGCTGTTCAACAGGATCGAGAAGAGAGAGGTGCTGCGGAGACG GTTCGAAATCAAGAAGAAGCTGAAGACGgcaaagaagaaggagaaggaggagaagaaaaagaagcaggaggaagagcaAGAAAAACGGAAACAATCTCAG GTGTCCATGTCACACAACAAGGAGAGGCGATCAAAACGTGATGAAAAACTGGACAAGAAGTCCCAAGCCATGGAGGAACTGAAAGCTGAAcgtgagaagaagaaaaacaaaacgg CTGAACTTCTGGCCAAACGAGAGCCCCTCAAGACGAGCGAGGTCTACTCCgacgacgaagaggaggaggaggaagacgacgACAAGTCGTCGGTCAAAAGCGACCGGAGCTCACGCTCGTCGTCTTTCGACGAAGACGA GAAAGAGGAGACGCCGCCTAAGTCGCAGCCCGTCTCCCTCCCCGAGGAGCTCAACCGGGTCCGTCTGTCCAGACACAAGCTGGAGCGCTGGTGCCACATGCCCTTCTTTGCGAAGACGGTGACCGGCTGCTTCGTGAGGATAGGCATCgggaacagcagcagcaaaccgGTCTACAGG GTTGCTGAAATTGTGGACGTAGTAGAAACAGCAAAAGTTTATCAACTTGGAACAACACGGACAAACAAGGGATTACagttgag GCATGGGGCCGACACGCGGGTCTTCAGACTTGAGTTTGTGTCAAACCAAGAGTTCACAGAAAGTGAATTCATGAAATGGAAGGAAGCG aTGATCGTCGCTGGGATGCAGGTACCGACTCTTGATGAAATCACCAAGAAGGAACAGTCAATCAAAGAAGCTATGAATTACAAGTTCAACGATAAAGACATTGAGGAT ATCGTCAAGGAGAAGGACAGGTTCCGAAAAGCGCCACCTAATTATGCCATGAAGAAAACACAGCTACTTAAAGACAAG GCTATGGCAGAAGAAAATGGCGATGGCGAGAAAGTAAAAACTATCCAGGATGAACTGAATGAGCTTGAGGAGAGAGCTGAAGCACTTGACAGACAGAGGACCAAGAACATTTCAGCTATCAG CTACATTAACCAGAGGAACAGAAGCTGGAACATTGTCGAGTCTGAGAAAGCACTTGTG gctGAAGGGCAGAACTCCAAAAACCAACAAATGGACCCCTTCACTCGAAGGCAGTGCAAACCCACCATGGTGTCAAAT gcCAGGGATCCGTCGGTCCATGCAGCTATTCTTGCTCACCTGAACCAAAAGTATGGCTCAGGGTCAGGAGGTGCAGATCCCACTAGCACAGAGAAGAACAACGTG GGCCCAGCAAACCCTAAAGACAAAGATGTCCCCAAACCAACCACTGACCTCTCAGAAGACTTGTTTAAAGTTCACGATTTTGATGTTAAGATTGACCTACAGGTCCCTAATGCAG AAGCTAAATCTCTTTCTGTGAGCTCCAACGCGCTGCCAGTGAAGGACGGTGCTCCTCGCCGCTCCCTCAACCTGGAGGACTACAAGAAGAGGAGGGGTCTGATCTGA
- the rtf1 gene encoding RNA polymerase-associated protein RTF1 homolog isoform X1 — protein MVNVKKRKVRNVIDSDSEDSASDDNLDQELLSLAKRKRVDSGEQEEPLNKPAASTDSETSDSDDEWTVGGTKGKKKVKPGKGSEKKSATKKKVNKATASGSSDGDSSADSSAPEEGEVSDSESNSSSSSSDSDSSEDEVFKDGYDDDLMGDAEDRARLEQMTEKEREQELFNRIEKREVLRRRFEIKKKLKTAKKKEKEEKKKKQEEEQEKRKQSQVQDTQVVSMSHNKERRSKRDEKLDKKSQAMEELKAEREKKKNKTAELLAKREPLKTSEVYSDDEEEEEEDDDKSSVKSDRSSRSSSFDEDEKEETPPKSQPVSLPEELNRVRLSRHKLERWCHMPFFAKTVTGCFVRIGIGNSSSKPVYRVAEIVDVVETAKVYQLGTTRTNKGLQLRHGADTRVFRLEFVSNQEFTESEFMKWKEAMIVAGMQVPTLDEITKKEQSIKEAMNYKFNDKDIEDIVKEKDRFRKAPPNYAMKKTQLLKDKAMAEENGDGEKVKTIQDELNELEERAEALDRQRTKNISAISYINQRNRSWNIVESEKALVAEGQNSKNQQMDPFTRRQCKPTMVSNARDPSVHAAILAHLNQKYGSGSGGADPTSTEKNNVGPANPKDKDVPKPTTDLSEDLFKVHDFDVKIDLQVPNAEAKSLSVSSNALPVKDGAPRRSLNLEDYKKRRGLI, from the exons ATGGTGAATGTTAAGAAGCGGAAAGTTCGAAACGTGATTGACTCTGACTCTGAAGACAGTGCTAGTGATGACAATTTAGATCAG GAGTTGTTGTCCTTGGCGAAGAGGAAGAGGGTGGACTCAGGCGAGCAGGAAGAGCCTCTGAACAAACCAGCAGCGTCCACAGACTCCGAGACGTCCGACAGCGACGATGAG TGGACCGTGGGCGGCACCAAAGGCAAAAAGAAGGTTAAGCCGGGGAAAGGCTCTGAAAAGAAGAGCGCCACTAAAAAGAAGGTCAACAAGGCCACGGCGTCCGGCAGCTCCGATGGAGACAGCTCGGCGGACAGCTCCGCTCCCGAGGAGG GCGAGGTTTCAGACTCTGAAAGCAACAGCTCGTCCTCCAGCTCCGACTCGGACTCCTCCGAAGACGAGGTGTTCAAAGACGGTTACGACGACGACTTGATGGGCGACGCCGAGGACCGGGCGCGCCTGGAGCAGATGACCGAGAAGGAGAGGGAGCAGGAGCTGTTCAACAGGATCGAGAAGAGAGAGGTGCTGCGGAGACG GTTCGAAATCAAGAAGAAGCTGAAGACGgcaaagaagaaggagaaggaggagaagaaaaagaagcaggaggaagagcaAGAAAAACGGAAACAATCTCAGGTTCAAGACACTCAGGTG GTGTCCATGTCACACAACAAGGAGAGGCGATCAAAACGTGATGAAAAACTGGACAAGAAGTCCCAAGCCATGGAGGAACTGAAAGCTGAAcgtgagaagaagaaaaacaaaacgg CTGAACTTCTGGCCAAACGAGAGCCCCTCAAGACGAGCGAGGTCTACTCCgacgacgaagaggaggaggaggaagacgacgACAAGTCGTCGGTCAAAAGCGACCGGAGCTCACGCTCGTCGTCTTTCGACGAAGACGA GAAAGAGGAGACGCCGCCTAAGTCGCAGCCCGTCTCCCTCCCCGAGGAGCTCAACCGGGTCCGTCTGTCCAGACACAAGCTGGAGCGCTGGTGCCACATGCCCTTCTTTGCGAAGACGGTGACCGGCTGCTTCGTGAGGATAGGCATCgggaacagcagcagcaaaccgGTCTACAGG GTTGCTGAAATTGTGGACGTAGTAGAAACAGCAAAAGTTTATCAACTTGGAACAACACGGACAAACAAGGGATTACagttgag GCATGGGGCCGACACGCGGGTCTTCAGACTTGAGTTTGTGTCAAACCAAGAGTTCACAGAAAGTGAATTCATGAAATGGAAGGAAGCG aTGATCGTCGCTGGGATGCAGGTACCGACTCTTGATGAAATCACCAAGAAGGAACAGTCAATCAAAGAAGCTATGAATTACAAGTTCAACGATAAAGACATTGAGGAT ATCGTCAAGGAGAAGGACAGGTTCCGAAAAGCGCCACCTAATTATGCCATGAAGAAAACACAGCTACTTAAAGACAAG GCTATGGCAGAAGAAAATGGCGATGGCGAGAAAGTAAAAACTATCCAGGATGAACTGAATGAGCTTGAGGAGAGAGCTGAAGCACTTGACAGACAGAGGACCAAGAACATTTCAGCTATCAG CTACATTAACCAGAGGAACAGAAGCTGGAACATTGTCGAGTCTGAGAAAGCACTTGTG gctGAAGGGCAGAACTCCAAAAACCAACAAATGGACCCCTTCACTCGAAGGCAGTGCAAACCCACCATGGTGTCAAAT gcCAGGGATCCGTCGGTCCATGCAGCTATTCTTGCTCACCTGAACCAAAAGTATGGCTCAGGGTCAGGAGGTGCAGATCCCACTAGCACAGAGAAGAACAACGTG GGCCCAGCAAACCCTAAAGACAAAGATGTCCCCAAACCAACCACTGACCTCTCAGAAGACTTGTTTAAAGTTCACGATTTTGATGTTAAGATTGACCTACAGGTCCCTAATGCAG AAGCTAAATCTCTTTCTGTGAGCTCCAACGCGCTGCCAGTGAAGGACGGTGCTCCTCGCCGCTCCCTCAACCTGGAGGACTACAAGAAGAGGAGGGGTCTGATCTGA
- the nusap1 gene encoding nucleolar and spindle-associated protein 1 isoform X1 — MKMDLDSMKYAELRSIAKELGVKGNMKTDKLLKAIKQHYEKEKENDEEAQVRVVEXAASDRGQESKDDASQQEASSPAVFVNTRRGRGKCTKRKITDAAEAGDPAESCSSAGEKKKKRKVTLDLDYEMNEPEPQLQPDSEDKAPVLAETEKPPKVAKGGRIPRYQGLQQKSKTLLKPTTPNFKKLHEAQFNKMESIDCYVQRKTKQIETYKNPVKDLKKNSARATMFSPAPGNKTPAEEKRRHTLLSASKIPSKKPARKEDGPFRPSVLSARRVNVRFSEATLDNEFKRSLVKTPARMSPCVASSTPQKPTADAGKPAXTKSSASSAQKTPGPYIFTGNTSALETPGTQKKPAFDLKASLSRPLTYKPHKGKLKPFGDAKENAAVNKSAIANPRQESYKQPKIQSREDRRTKQMESRKQKKENLLGARRGLVMT, encoded by the exons ATGAAGATGGATTTGGACTCTATGAAGTATGCGGAGCTGCGAAGCATCGCGAAGGAGCTGGGGGTGAAAGGAAACATGAAG ACCGATAAGCTCCTGAAAGCCATTAAGCAGCactatgaaaaagaaaaggaaaatgacgAGGAAGCGCAG gtccgAGTAGTTGAAAAWGCAGCTTCAGACCGCGGCCAGGAGAGTAAAGATGATGCTTCCCAACAAGAGGCTTCCAGTCCGGCTGTGTTTGTGAACACACGGCGGGGGAGAGGAAAATGCACCAAGAGAAAGATCACTGACGCTGCTGAG GCTGGTGACCCAGCTGAATCTTGCAGCAGTGcaggggagaagaagaagaaaaggaaggtGACCCTGGACCTAGATTATGAGATGAATGAACCGGAGCCCCAGCTGCAGCCGGACTCCGAGGATAAAGCTCCTGTGCTAGCTGAAACTG AAAAGCCGCCGAAGGTGGCAAAAGGCGGAAGGATCCCTCGTTACCAAGGTCTCCAGCAGAAGAGCAAGACTTTGTTGAAGCCCACAACTCCTA ACTTTAAAAAGCTCCATGAGGCCCAGTTCAACAAGATGGAGTCCATTGACTGCTACGTTCAGCGGAAGACGAAGCAGATAGAGACGTACAAAAATCCAGTCAAAGACCTGAAG AAGAATTCRGCTCGTGCCACCATGTTCAGCCCGGCCCCCGGCAACAAGACGCCGGCCGAGGAAAAGCGTCGTCACACTTTGCTCTCGGCCAGCAAAATCCCTTCAAAAAAACCCGCACGAAAAGAAGACGGCCCGTTCAGACCCTCTGTCCTTTCTGCTCGCAGGGTCAATGTCCG ATTCTCGGAGGCCACGCTGGATAACGAGTTCAAGAGGTCCCTGGTGAAGACGCCAGCACGGATGTCACCATGTGTCGCCTCCAGTACCCCACAGAAACCGACTGCAGACGCAGGAAAGCCGGCCRCCACCAAGTCTTCAGCTTCATCTGCCCAGAAAACTCCAG GACCCTACATTTTCACCGGTAACACGAGTGCTTTAGAAACGCCTGGAACCCAAAAGAARCCTGCCTTCGACCTGAAGGCGAGTCTGTCGCGTCCCCTCACCTACAAGCCCCATAAAG GTAAACTGAAACCTTTCGGAGATGCCAAGGAAAACGCAGCGGTAAACAAGTCTGCTATCGCCAATCCTCGCCAAGAAAGTTACAAACAGCCCAAAATCCAGTCAAG GGAGGACCGGCGAACCAAACAAATGGAAAGCCGGAAGCAGAAAAAAGAGAACCTGCTCGGGGCGAGGAGAGGACTTGTGATGACGTAG
- the nusap1 gene encoding nucleolar and spindle-associated protein 1 isoform X2 translates to MKMDLDSMKYAELRSIAKELGVKGNMKTDKLLKAIKQHYEKEKENDEEAQVRVVEXAASDRGQESKDDASQQEASSPAVFVNTRRGRGKCTKRKITDAAEAGDPAESCSSAGEKKKKRKVTLDLDYEMNEPEPQLQPDSEDKAPVLAETEKPPKVAKGGRIPRYQGLQQKSKTLLKPTTPNFKKLHEAQFNKMESIDCYVQRKTKQIETYKNPVKDLKNSARATMFSPAPGNKTPAEEKRRHTLLSASKIPSKKPARKEDGPFRPSVLSARRVNVRFSEATLDNEFKRSLVKTPARMSPCVASSTPQKPTADAGKPAXTKSSASSAQKTPGPYIFTGNTSALETPGTQKKPAFDLKASLSRPLTYKPHKGKLKPFGDAKENAAVNKSAIANPRQESYKQPKIQSREDRRTKQMESRKQKKENLLGARRGLVMT, encoded by the exons ATGAAGATGGATTTGGACTCTATGAAGTATGCGGAGCTGCGAAGCATCGCGAAGGAGCTGGGGGTGAAAGGAAACATGAAG ACCGATAAGCTCCTGAAAGCCATTAAGCAGCactatgaaaaagaaaaggaaaatgacgAGGAAGCGCAG gtccgAGTAGTTGAAAAWGCAGCTTCAGACCGCGGCCAGGAGAGTAAAGATGATGCTTCCCAACAAGAGGCTTCCAGTCCGGCTGTGTTTGTGAACACACGGCGGGGGAGAGGAAAATGCACCAAGAGAAAGATCACTGACGCTGCTGAG GCTGGTGACCCAGCTGAATCTTGCAGCAGTGcaggggagaagaagaagaaaaggaaggtGACCCTGGACCTAGATTATGAGATGAATGAACCGGAGCCCCAGCTGCAGCCGGACTCCGAGGATAAAGCTCCTGTGCTAGCTGAAACTG AAAAGCCGCCGAAGGTGGCAAAAGGCGGAAGGATCCCTCGTTACCAAGGTCTCCAGCAGAAGAGCAAGACTTTGTTGAAGCCCACAACTCCTA ACTTTAAAAAGCTCCATGAGGCCCAGTTCAACAAGATGGAGTCCATTGACTGCTACGTTCAGCGGAAGACGAAGCAGATAGAGACGTACAAAAATCCAGTCAAAGACCTGAAG AATTCRGCTCGTGCCACCATGTTCAGCCCGGCCCCCGGCAACAAGACGCCGGCCGAGGAAAAGCGTCGTCACACTTTGCTCTCGGCCAGCAAAATCCCTTCAAAAAAACCCGCACGAAAAGAAGACGGCCCGTTCAGACCCTCTGTCCTTTCTGCTCGCAGGGTCAATGTCCG ATTCTCGGAGGCCACGCTGGATAACGAGTTCAAGAGGTCCCTGGTGAAGACGCCAGCACGGATGTCACCATGTGTCGCCTCCAGTACCCCACAGAAACCGACTGCAGACGCAGGAAAGCCGGCCRCCACCAAGTCTTCAGCTTCATCTGCCCAGAAAACTCCAG GACCCTACATTTTCACCGGTAACACGAGTGCTTTAGAAACGCCTGGAACCCAAAAGAARCCTGCCTTCGACCTGAAGGCGAGTCTGTCGCGTCCCCTCACCTACAAGCCCCATAAAG GTAAACTGAAACCTTTCGGAGATGCCAAGGAAAACGCAGCGGTAAACAAGTCTGCTATCGCCAATCCTCGCCAAGAAAGTTACAAACAGCCCAAAATCCAGTCAAG GGAGGACCGGCGAACCAAACAAATGGAAAGCCGGAAGCAGAAAAAAGAGAACCTGCTCGGGGCGAGGAGAGGACTTGTGATGACGTAG
- the ndufaf1 gene encoding complex I intermediate-associated protein 30, mitochondrial codes for MIDSSRSHMSLPNISRVSGLLGSIRDLRWLLRSVAPLTAPLAAPRRTLTQMGYXRPGQPREDRPPWWRVKFDLAKGLKGMKRHFKLLKEEFFAPFVGPMGKPIIEHMLEQNQVLWEFRGLHSLQEWTISCDREIGGKSEIYLKVGRNNESCLLYGTLCSDPPKDGETRYSGYCTMRSKQPLASFDRKKYHDWSSFNTLHLRVRGDGRPWMINIVAETYYTHQKDDMYNYFLYTRGGPYWQDVKIPFSKFFLAHRGRIQDDQHGLWLDKINSIGFTLGDKADGPFQLEIDFIGVCKDYAHTEDFAYEKYKRNPEV; via the exons ATGAT AGACTCATCCAGATCACACATGTCCCTGCCGAATATCTCCCGCGTGTCCGGGCTCCTGGGCTCCATCCGTGACCTGCGCTGGCTCCTGCGCTCCGTCGCGCCTCTCACCGCGCCTCTCGCCGCGCCCAGAAGAACTTTGACCCAAATGGGCTACCRGCGGCCCGGCCAGCCCAGAGAGGACAGGCCCCCCTGGTGGAGGGTCAAGTTCGACCTCGCTAAGGGTTTGAAGGGCATGAAGAGGCACTTCAAGCTGCTGAAGGAGGAGTTCTTCGCCCCATTCGTTGGTCCGATGGGCAAGCCCATCATCGAGCACATGCTGGAGCAGAACCAAGTGTTGTGGGAGTTCAGGGGCCTCCACAGCCTCCAGGAGTGGACGATTTCCTGCGACAGGGAGATCGGAGGCAAAAGCGAGATTTACCTGAAGGTCGGAAGGAACAATGAAAGCTGCCTTCTGTACGGGACGCTTTGCTCTGATCCTCCTAAAGACGGGGAAACGCGCTACAGTGGATACTGCACCATGCGCTCCAAGCAACCTCTG GCTTCGTTTGACAGGAAGAAGTACCACGATTGGTCCAGCTTCAACACCCTCCACCTGCGTGTCCGGGGTGACGGCCGGCCATGGATGATCAACATCGTAGCAGAAACCTACTACACTCACCAGAAAGATGACATGTACAACTACTTCCTGTACACCAGAGGAGGACCCTACTGGCAAGATGTGAAA ATCCCGTTCTCCAAGTTCTTCCTGGCTCATCGGGGGAGGATACAAGATGACCAGCACGGGCTCTGGCTGGACAAG ATTAATAGCATTGGATTTACTCTTGGAGACAAAGCAGATGGTCCCTTCCAGCTCGAAATTGATTTTATTGGCGTGTGCAAAGATTACGCACACACTGAGGACTTCGCATACGAGAAGTACAAGAGGAATCCTGAAGTTTGA